A region of uncultured Anaeromusa sp. DNA encodes the following proteins:
- a CDS encoding NADP-dependent oxidoreductase, protein MKAIVLDQFGGPEVLQVRDMPLPEPGPGEVRIAVYAAGVNPVDAKVRQGALYNRPQGQVKHTFPLILGWDAAGIIDAVGAYTSHFSVGEAVFVRPDIRYNGAYAEYLVVEENLVAPMPSNLSFIEAASLPLVGLTAWQALLEAGGLQKGWKVFIHGGSGGVGSLAIQLAKAYGAWVSTNASRSNLDFVRSLGADEALDYASDEESIYHGSFDLVLDTRGGEAGRNSYQMLRPEGILVSLISNPDEQLMEKFEVQAHYVFMQPNGEQLATIGRLAEQGLLRPQVSEVLPLEQAQKAHEQIETGHTRGKIVLQVRSEK, encoded by the coding sequence ATGAAAGCCATTGTTCTGGATCAGTTTGGAGGACCGGAAGTGCTGCAGGTGCGCGATATGCCCTTACCGGAGCCAGGGCCGGGCGAAGTACGTATCGCAGTGTACGCCGCCGGCGTCAACCCCGTAGACGCTAAAGTCCGTCAAGGTGCGCTTTACAATCGTCCCCAAGGTCAAGTCAAACACACTTTTCCTCTTATTCTCGGTTGGGATGCCGCTGGCATTATCGACGCCGTAGGCGCCTATACCAGCCACTTTTCAGTAGGTGAAGCCGTCTTCGTCCGCCCGGACATCCGCTACAACGGCGCTTATGCAGAATATCTCGTGGTAGAAGAAAATCTTGTCGCCCCCATGCCCAGCAATCTTTCTTTTATCGAAGCTGCTTCACTTCCTTTAGTCGGTCTCACGGCCTGGCAGGCGCTCCTAGAAGCAGGAGGACTGCAGAAAGGCTGGAAAGTATTCATTCATGGCGGCAGCGGCGGAGTTGGTTCACTGGCCATTCAGCTTGCCAAGGCCTACGGCGCTTGGGTCAGCACTAACGCCAGCCGCAGTAATCTGGACTTCGTCCGTTCTCTCGGAGCCGATGAAGCCTTGGATTATGCTTCTGACGAAGAATCCATCTATCACGGCTCTTTTGACTTGGTGCTCGATACGCGCGGCGGTGAAGCTGGCCGCAACAGCTATCAAATGCTGCGACCAGAGGGCATTTTAGTCTCCCTCATCAGCAACCCGGATGAACAACTAATGGAAAAATTCGAGGTACAGGCTCATTACGTCTTTATGCAGCCAAACGGCGAACAGCTGGCTACGATTGGTCGTTTAGCCGAACAAGGGCTACTTCGCCCTCAAGTCAGCGAGGTTCTCCCCCTGGAGCAGGCGCAAAAAGCCCATGAGCAGATTGAGACCGGACATACTCGCGGTAAAATCGTCCTGCAGGTACGAAGTGAAAAATAG
- a CDS encoding NAD(P)-binding domain-containing protein, which translates to MRIIIIGAGRLGRALGLLWKNQHEIVFFDRDQKVALEAAAELGVTAVAVKEQLPEDAVVVLAVPGPVAAQALNTLAKLERPYAVLSVATALSRKQLDVATEEPLCSLGVKIVGQADHMAKGEHPVIVIDQGPEKLVALAKDLFSPVGKTCVGVADVVTEINRIATQAALEAAVHIESTLRHKLDVCDPAVIQSAISQVAAGTLKAYATGDLGPFARDIVRQLKKHSEGTT; encoded by the coding sequence ATGAGAATTATCATTATCGGTGCAGGTCGGTTAGGGCGTGCGCTAGGATTATTGTGGAAGAACCAGCATGAGATTGTCTTTTTTGACAGAGATCAAAAGGTAGCCTTAGAGGCGGCGGCGGAACTGGGCGTGACGGCGGTTGCTGTCAAAGAGCAGCTGCCAGAGGATGCGGTAGTTGTGTTGGCGGTGCCGGGACCTGTGGCGGCGCAGGCTTTAAATACGCTGGCCAAGTTGGAACGTCCCTATGCCGTGCTTTCCGTAGCGACGGCATTGAGCCGCAAGCAGCTGGATGTAGCCACTGAAGAGCCGCTCTGCTCACTGGGTGTCAAAATTGTCGGGCAAGCGGACCATATGGCCAAAGGAGAACATCCGGTGATCGTTATCGACCAGGGGCCGGAAAAACTGGTTGCGTTAGCTAAAGATCTTTTTTCGCCTGTAGGCAAAACCTGCGTAGGCGTGGCGGACGTAGTGACGGAAATCAATCGTATTGCCACTCAGGCGGCATTGGAGGCGGCGGTGCATATTGAGAGCACGCTGCGTCACAAGTTGGACGTTTGCGATCCCGCAGTCATTCAAAGCGCTATCAGCCAGGTGGCGGCGGGGACGTTAAAGGCCTACGCTACAGGCGATTTGGGGCCATTTGCGAGAGATATTGTGCGGCAACTAAAAAAACATTCCGAAGGAACTACATAA
- a CDS encoding bacteriohemerythrin, whose product MLQWKEEYEVGVAEIDEQHQKLVAIANLVYELMRNDLALDKYDQIVEILQELKEYTVYHFHFEEGLMQKAGYKKRFSHKILHQEFLAQVEAVDLSAVDENQDEYLIRIMDFIANWLIEHIVGEDKKVGQTIRGQ is encoded by the coding sequence ATGTTGCAATGGAAAGAAGAATACGAAGTAGGAGTAGCGGAAATTGATGAACAACATCAGAAATTAGTCGCTATTGCCAATCTGGTATACGAATTAATGCGTAATGACCTAGCGCTTGATAAATATGACCAGATTGTAGAGATTTTACAAGAACTAAAAGAGTATACGGTGTATCATTTTCACTTTGAAGAAGGACTTATGCAAAAAGCAGGGTATAAAAAACGCTTTTCGCATAAAATATTGCACCAGGAATTCTTGGCGCAAGTGGAAGCTGTGGATTTGTCCGCAGTAGATGAAAACCAGGATGAATATCTTATTCGGATTATGGATTTTATTGCCAATTGGCTGATTGAGCATATTGTAGGGGAAGATAAAAAAGTGGGTCAGACAATTCGGGGTCAGTGA
- a CDS encoding hexokinase, producing the protein MKQKLQFWQLLPPTQEEIIVAFQKDLAAKLAGSASSLSLLPSFLLPATGQEEGEFLALDFGGTNARLARIRLGGHGQHKVLKQVSRPLGVHLTAAGHAEGLFDFLASLASTIVQPEERLPLGHTFSFPCEQADLQQAHLLRWSKEIATSGVIGQDVNQLLTEAFTRAGLQIQPVAIINDTIATLLAGTYLLPGTQIGSILGTGHNTAYFEPSRNMLLNLESGAFRSIPENEFDAALDAASLHPGEQPLEKRVSGRYLGELVRLALLKEHPQCGLNQPYCVTPFHLAAWLHPGERCPFPLPPDVVGTARQLAQWVTLRSARLAALTYVALFRHLGSSGPIAIDGSLYEHLPGYASMVRVTLEEHGYRIPVRLIKGGSALGAALAACAASKNLL; encoded by the coding sequence TTGAAACAAAAACTACAATTTTGGCAACTACTTCCCCCTACCCAAGAAGAAATCATCGTCGCTTTTCAAAAAGATCTAGCCGCTAAGCTGGCTGGTTCCGCCTCTTCGCTGTCTTTGTTGCCCTCCTTTCTTCTTCCCGCTACCGGACAAGAGGAAGGCGAGTTTCTGGCTCTCGATTTTGGCGGTACCAACGCCAGACTGGCCCGCATACGCCTTGGCGGCCACGGCCAGCACAAGGTATTAAAACAAGTCAGCCGACCGCTTGGCGTCCATTTGACCGCAGCAGGCCATGCTGAAGGACTTTTTGATTTCCTGGCTTCTCTGGCTTCTACTATAGTCCAGCCGGAAGAACGGCTGCCACTAGGACACACATTTTCATTCCCCTGTGAACAAGCCGATCTCCAACAGGCGCACTTGCTGCGTTGGAGCAAGGAAATTGCCACTTCTGGCGTTATTGGTCAAGATGTCAACCAGCTATTAACAGAAGCGTTTACCCGGGCCGGTCTGCAAATCCAGCCCGTCGCCATCATCAATGACACCATTGCCACGCTGTTGGCCGGAACCTATCTGTTACCGGGCACGCAAATCGGCTCTATCCTTGGCACTGGCCACAACACAGCGTACTTCGAGCCATCCCGCAACATGCTGCTGAACCTGGAATCCGGCGCATTCCGCTCCATTCCGGAAAACGAATTTGACGCCGCCCTGGATGCAGCCAGTCTGCATCCAGGAGAGCAGCCTTTGGAAAAGCGAGTTTCCGGACGTTATTTAGGCGAGCTGGTACGCTTGGCACTGCTTAAAGAGCACCCGCAGTGCGGCCTGAATCAGCCCTACTGCGTAACTCCGTTCCATCTTGCCGCCTGGCTGCATCCGGGCGAACGCTGTCCCTTCCCCTTGCCGCCGGATGTGGTCGGAACTGCCCGCCAGCTCGCACAATGGGTCACGTTGCGTTCCGCTCGCTTGGCCGCCTTAACGTATGTAGCACTATTCCGTCATCTGGGCTCTAGCGGCCCCATCGCCATCGACGGCTCTCTTTATGAACATTTGCCAGGCTATGCCTCGATGGTGCGCGTCACTTTAGAAGAACATGGCTACCGCATCCCTGTCCGCCTTATTAAAGGAGGCAGCGCTCTGGGCGCGGCTCTCGCAGCCTGCGCTGCTTCTAAAAATCTGCTGTAG
- a CDS encoding penicillin-binding protein 1A, translating to MLRRLRGWSVLCLLMAAVSLVSGCGFFDFGSSDLQKNSAASTQLYDAAGNLLATLHAEENRVPVPLKEIPDNLKKAFIATEDARFYDHPGIDVRGIARAVWVNVTSGGVAEGASTITQQLARNALLTHERTFTRKVREIFLAFELEAKYSKNEILEMYLNQIYFGEGAYGVQAAAQVYFGKDVRELSLAECAMLAGLPQRPSELSPLRNPKGAKERQQVVLEQMVKYNYLDSLSAAKAAKVELRYGGSGVHKQETTASYFVDYVTQRLIEKYGARMVYSGGLKVYTTLDSDMQQAAEQALWSQLPKSHTSEGGVQQPQGALVALEPSTGAIRAMVGGRGTDQFNRAVLAERQPGSAFKPFVYLSVLQQGVSPEARIDDRAVTFGSYAPQNYDGRFRGVVTLRQALEQSLNVVAVRLARQVGPEKIVENAEKMGISTLVKSGSVNDMTLGMSLGGLTRGVTPLELAEAYGVMANQGARAPSMAILKVVDRNGKVLEDNRPQSTQVVDSRAVSVLVDMMRGVISRGTGTGAGIGRPAAGKTGTTNDYKDAWFAGFTPNLAAVVWLGADDNRSLGGITGGENPASIWRQFMKAATAKLPVRDFPSPAGGFYKGLGELSPSQASQLPPEELKDAIILDGDIKSDKAKESEKGATGAGTKDAKGQPPALRLEDRPLEEPGSKGKTVTQPPTAPPPKEAP from the coding sequence ATGCTACGACGTTTACGTGGATGGAGCGTTCTCTGTTTGTTGATGGCTGCCGTATCGCTGGTGAGCGGCTGCGGTTTCTTTGATTTTGGCAGCAGTGATTTGCAGAAAAACAGCGCGGCTTCGACGCAGCTATATGATGCGGCAGGGAACTTGCTGGCTACGCTGCATGCCGAGGAAAATCGGGTGCCGGTGCCGTTGAAGGAAATTCCGGATAATTTAAAGAAGGCCTTTATTGCGACGGAAGACGCCCGGTTTTATGATCATCCCGGCATTGATGTGCGCGGCATTGCCAGAGCGGTCTGGGTAAACGTTACGTCCGGCGGTGTAGCGGAGGGCGCCAGCACAATCACGCAGCAGTTGGCTCGCAACGCGCTTTTGACGCATGAGCGGACTTTCACGCGCAAGGTGCGGGAGATTTTTCTAGCCTTTGAGCTGGAAGCAAAGTACTCTAAAAACGAAATTCTGGAAATGTATCTGAACCAGATCTATTTCGGCGAAGGCGCTTATGGCGTACAGGCAGCGGCGCAGGTTTATTTCGGCAAGGACGTGCGTGAACTATCTTTGGCAGAATGCGCCATGCTGGCTGGTTTGCCGCAGCGTCCCAGCGAGCTATCGCCGCTGCGCAACCCCAAAGGAGCCAAGGAGCGCCAGCAGGTCGTGCTGGAGCAGATGGTTAAATACAATTATTTGGATTCTTTGAGTGCGGCCAAGGCAGCCAAGGTGGAATTACGCTATGGTGGCAGTGGCGTCCATAAGCAAGAAACAACCGCCTCGTACTTCGTGGATTATGTGACACAGCGCCTCATTGAAAAATACGGCGCTCGCATGGTGTATTCCGGCGGCTTAAAAGTATACACTACTTTAGATTCAGACATGCAGCAAGCGGCGGAGCAAGCGCTTTGGAGCCAACTGCCGAAGAGTCATACCTCGGAAGGCGGCGTGCAGCAGCCGCAAGGAGCGCTAGTAGCGCTTGAACCGTCTACCGGCGCTATCCGGGCGATGGTGGGCGGTCGGGGAACGGACCAATTTAACCGGGCAGTCTTGGCAGAGCGGCAGCCAGGGTCAGCCTTTAAGCCGTTTGTTTATTTGTCGGTTTTGCAGCAGGGCGTGTCACCTGAGGCACGCATTGATGACCGGGCGGTGACCTTTGGCAGCTATGCACCACAGAACTATGACGGGCGTTTTCGCGGCGTGGTGACGTTGCGTCAAGCGCTGGAACAGTCGCTTAATGTGGTAGCGGTGCGTTTGGCGAGGCAGGTAGGCCCGGAAAAGATTGTAGAAAATGCGGAGAAAATGGGCATTTCTACGTTGGTAAAAAGCGGCAGTGTGAATGACATGACGTTGGGGATGTCTCTGGGCGGCCTGACGCGGGGCGTTACACCGTTGGAATTGGCGGAGGCCTATGGGGTTATGGCTAACCAGGGGGCGCGGGCGCCTTCCATGGCTATCTTGAAGGTAGTGGATCGGAATGGCAAAGTGTTGGAAGATAATCGCCCTCAAAGCACACAGGTAGTGGACAGTCGGGCGGTATCTGTATTGGTAGATATGATGCGCGGCGTCATTAGCCGAGGTACTGGCACCGGCGCAGGCATCGGCCGTCCGGCAGCAGGCAAGACGGGAACCACCAACGATTATAAAGACGCCTGGTTTGCTGGTTTTACGCCGAATTTGGCCGCTGTAGTTTGGCTGGGAGCGGATGACAACCGCAGCTTGGGCGGCATTACAGGCGGTGAGAATCCGGCTTCTATTTGGCGTCAATTTATGAAGGCTGCTACCGCTAAGTTGCCGGTGAGGGACTTCCCTAGCCCGGCTGGTGGCTTTTACAAAGGGCTGGGTGAGCTGAGTCCGTCCCAGGCTAGTCAACTTCCGCCGGAAGAGCTTAAAGACGCTATTATCCTGGATGGAGATATAAAATCGGATAAGGCTAAGGAAAGCGAAAAAGGGGCTACCGGCGCGGGGACGAAAGATGCTAAAGGGCAGCCTCCGGCATTGCGTCTGGAAGATCGCCCTTTGGAAGAACCGGGAAGCAAAGGAAAAACGGTAACGCAGCCGCCTACGGCGCCACCGCCTAAAGAGGCGCCTTGA
- a CDS encoding MarR family transcriptional regulator — MGYYDLSHSMGRWISFIYRMSQSYVDQYFKRYNLSSGQFAFLLLLYREDGRKQDDLAKAIDMDKGTTARALAKLEASGYIVRIRDEKDRRVLRVHLTDKAREVRKPIYEVLHRWNEVSVLGLTPEENQTLLALLRKVSLNIRDQKERGWQAPLRDVAELPKEPPQKE, encoded by the coding sequence ATGGGTTATTATGATTTGAGCCACAGTATGGGACGCTGGATATCTTTCATTTATCGAATGTCACAATCCTACGTGGATCAATATTTCAAGCGTTACAATTTGAGCAGCGGTCAGTTTGCTTTTCTCTTGCTGCTTTACCGCGAAGATGGCCGTAAGCAGGATGATCTGGCCAAAGCCATTGATATGGACAAAGGAACCACTGCCAGGGCGCTGGCTAAGTTGGAGGCTTCTGGCTATATTGTCCGTATTCGCGACGAAAAAGATCGTCGCGTGCTGCGCGTTCATTTGACAGACAAGGCCCGCGAAGTGCGCAAGCCTATTTATGAGGTACTACATCGCTGGAATGAAGTATCTGTCCTCGGCTTAACGCCGGAGGAAAACCAAACACTTTTAGCCTTACTGCGCAAAGTAAGTCTGAATATCCGCGATCAAAAAGAACGAGGCTGGCAAGCTCCCTTGCGCGACGTAGCTGAGCTTCCGAAAGAGCCCCCCCAAAAAGAATAG
- the pdxT gene encoding pyridoxal 5'-phosphate synthase glutaminase subunit PdxT, which produces MKIGVLALQGAFREHKRMLERCGANVCEVRKAEELEGLDGLVLPGGESTTIGKLMVAFGLLEKIQERYAEGMAIYGTCAGMILLCRDIIGSDQPRLGLFDASVQRNAFGRQRESFEADLFVPELEAGEKPLRAVFIRAPYLEKVGPDVQVLAEVNGKAVIARQGKILTTSFHPELTNDDRIHQYFLQIVTE; this is translated from the coding sequence ATGAAAATCGGGGTATTGGCGCTGCAGGGCGCTTTTCGAGAGCATAAGCGGATGCTGGAACGCTGTGGGGCAAATGTCTGCGAAGTGCGTAAGGCGGAGGAGTTGGAGGGACTGGATGGTCTGGTTCTGCCAGGAGGAGAAAGTACGACCATCGGCAAGCTTATGGTGGCCTTCGGTTTACTGGAGAAAATTCAAGAACGTTATGCAGAAGGCATGGCCATTTACGGAACTTGCGCCGGTATGATTCTTCTTTGCCGGGACATTATCGGCAGCGATCAGCCGCGCCTGGGGCTTTTTGATGCTAGCGTGCAACGCAATGCCTTTGGGCGGCAGAGGGAAAGCTTTGAAGCGGATTTGTTTGTGCCGGAGCTGGAAGCTGGTGAGAAGCCCCTTCGCGCCGTGTTTATTCGTGCTCCCTATCTAGAAAAGGTGGGGCCGGACGTGCAAGTCTTGGCGGAGGTTAACGGCAAGGCGGTCATCGCTCGCCAAGGAAAGATTTTGACAACCTCTTTTCACCCGGAGCTGACTAATGATGATCGCATTCATCAATATTTTTTGCAGATAGTAACCGAATGA
- a CDS encoding tetratricopeptide repeat protein, translating to MLGNWKKGGVVLALACCLCLPQAFGAAKPTAKVPVSVTLLQQGDSAYAAQDYAQAETVYGAVLQQEKSAAVYVKRGNARYAQKRYQEALEDYNQALELSPASWSWYEQRGHAYLALEQWQQAADDYGKAALNSALSPDGFIYKGRALAALGQHQKAAEAYGQAMGLLAGRADLLAARAGELMYLGEWEAALIDYDEALKRQPGQAYWLYNRGNVQRKLGRNEGAIADYSAAVQAEPKLAMAYYQLANLQATGENMNGAIDNYTRAIDVQPEQAMFWHNRGALFLRQQKENEALADFRKALALQPEYGLAYYSKALALESLSRKQGGWGQELLQETIGAYEQYLKYAGEDATRRDWVERRLKELRNS from the coding sequence GTGCTCGGAAACTGGAAAAAGGGCGGCGTAGTCTTAGCGCTGGCGTGCTGTTTATGCCTACCCCAGGCGTTTGGGGCGGCAAAGCCCACAGCGAAGGTGCCAGTGTCTGTCACCTTGCTGCAGCAAGGTGACAGCGCCTATGCGGCGCAAGACTACGCCCAAGCGGAAACGGTTTACGGTGCAGTGCTTCAGCAAGAAAAGTCAGCAGCCGTTTACGTTAAACGGGGCAACGCTCGCTATGCCCAGAAACGGTATCAAGAGGCTTTAGAAGATTATAATCAGGCCTTGGAATTATCTCCTGCTTCTTGGTCTTGGTATGAGCAGAGAGGCCATGCGTATTTGGCTTTAGAGCAATGGCAGCAAGCGGCGGACGATTATGGCAAGGCGGCTCTCAACAGTGCGTTGTCCCCGGATGGTTTTATCTATAAAGGGCGTGCGTTGGCGGCGTTGGGGCAGCATCAAAAGGCGGCGGAGGCTTATGGGCAGGCCATGGGCCTGTTGGCTGGCAGGGCGGATCTGTTGGCAGCCCGGGCGGGAGAACTGATGTACCTGGGCGAGTGGGAAGCCGCGCTGATTGACTACGATGAGGCGCTGAAACGGCAACCAGGGCAGGCGTACTGGCTCTACAATCGAGGCAACGTGCAGCGCAAACTAGGACGTAATGAAGGAGCCATAGCAGATTATAGCGCCGCTGTGCAGGCGGAACCGAAGCTGGCTATGGCGTACTATCAATTGGCCAACCTGCAAGCAACTGGAGAAAACATGAACGGCGCGATTGATAATTATACTCGCGCCATTGACGTTCAACCGGAGCAAGCTATGTTTTGGCATAATCGCGGCGCGTTGTTCTTGCGGCAGCAGAAAGAAAACGAGGCCCTGGCAGATTTTCGCAAGGCGTTAGCTTTGCAGCCGGAATATGGCTTGGCGTATTACAGCAAGGCGCTGGCGCTGGAAAGCCTCAGCCGCAAGCAGGGCGGTTGGGGGCAGGAATTGCTGCAAGAAACCATCGGCGCTTACGAACAGTATCTTAAATATGCCGGTGAAGACGCTACGCGTCGAGACTGGGTGGAACGAAGACTGAAAGAGCTCCGCAATTCGTAA
- a CDS encoding GGDEF domain-containing protein yields MQLDVRTLVISLMLVAGVNSLVMLLAWRYTSSMRNITGFWSVSQLLFLWGTALVVLRQAIPDFFSIVAGNVFLMGGQAALQEGLGHYIGQPGRYRGWVLSMVAVQLGLISFFTYFLPSLEWRIICYSVMSACLCIPGVLMLRKNGKQEEAPKRFLRGIFFVNMGIMAIRVVAAFVEPLSQELQAQTSLWHTLPLAGLLCVYVALSLGMFWMIMHKMSLQAQRQAETDSLTSVPNRRAMDGYFAQLYSHQQGAIAVMMIDIDKFKDINDSFGHRAGDCYLVSISQEIQNNLQPEAALFRYAGDEFLVVMQHSDRLTLTAAAQRVQQKVEKLLVPWGAGKIIQTTVSLGLAMSEKRTGNWDELVQLADLAMYRIKSEGGNGVAWYEEETKVKQSI; encoded by the coding sequence ATGCAGTTGGATGTGCGGACGCTTGTAATTTCCCTGATGTTAGTGGCTGGTGTTAACAGTTTAGTTATGCTGCTGGCGTGGCGCTATACATCTTCAATGCGTAATATTACTGGCTTTTGGAGTGTAAGTCAGTTGCTTTTTTTATGGGGGACGGCGTTGGTGGTTCTGCGCCAGGCTATACCTGATTTCTTTTCCATTGTAGCAGGCAATGTGTTTTTGATGGGCGGTCAAGCGGCGCTGCAGGAAGGGCTGGGACACTATATAGGACAGCCTGGTCGTTACCGTGGCTGGGTATTAAGTATGGTGGCTGTGCAGTTGGGCTTGATATCTTTCTTTACGTATTTTCTCCCTTCGCTGGAATGGCGTATCATTTGCTACAGTGTGATGTCTGCCTGCCTGTGTATTCCCGGCGTACTGATGCTGCGTAAAAATGGGAAGCAAGAAGAAGCGCCTAAACGGTTTTTGCGCGGAATTTTTTTCGTGAACATGGGAATTATGGCGATTCGTGTTGTGGCTGCTTTTGTGGAGCCTTTATCGCAGGAATTGCAGGCGCAGACAAGTTTGTGGCATACTTTGCCATTGGCTGGACTGCTTTGTGTGTATGTTGCATTGTCGTTGGGCATGTTTTGGATGATTATGCATAAGATGAGCTTGCAGGCTCAACGGCAGGCGGAAACCGATTCGCTGACTAGCGTGCCGAATCGACGGGCGATGGACGGCTATTTTGCCCAACTGTATTCGCACCAGCAAGGGGCGATAGCGGTGATGATGATTGATATCGATAAATTTAAGGATATTAACGATTCATTCGGCCATCGTGCTGGAGATTGCTATTTAGTCTCCATCTCACAAGAAATCCAAAATAATTTACAGCCGGAAGCGGCGCTGTTCCGCTATGCTGGTGATGAATTTTTGGTGGTTATGCAACACTCGGATCGGCTGACTTTAACGGCTGCAGCGCAACGTGTGCAGCAAAAAGTGGAGAAATTGCTCGTCCCGTGGGGGGCGGGCAAGATCATTCAGACAACCGTAAGTTTGGGGTTGGCTATGTCGGAGAAGCGTACCGGAAACTGGGATGAGTTGGTGCAATTGGCCGACTTGGCGATGTATCGCATAAAAAGCGAAGGCGGTAATGGGGTTGCTTGGTATGAGGAAGAAACGAAGGTTAAACAAAGTATTTAA
- the pdxS gene encoding pyridoxal 5'-phosphate synthase lyase subunit PdxS — protein MQQGTFRVKAGLAEMLKGGVIMDVTTPEQAKIAEEAGACAVMALERVPADIRAAGGVARMADPTVVQRIMEVATIPVMAKARIGHFVEAQILEALGADYIDESEVLTPADDKFHINKHNFKVPFVCGAKNLGEALRRIGEGAAMIRTKGEPGTGNVVEAVKHMRMVSSEIRVLQNLPEEEVATFAKNIAAPLELVWEVRKLGKLPVVNFAAGGIATPADAALMMQLGCDGVFVGSGVFKSGDPVKRAKAIVAATTYYNDPKMLAEISRDLGEAMVGIEIDVIPAHERMQERGW, from the coding sequence ATGCAACAAGGAACCTTTCGGGTGAAAGCCGGGTTGGCAGAAATGCTCAAAGGCGGCGTGATTATGGATGTTACAACGCCGGAACAGGCGAAAATTGCGGAAGAGGCCGGGGCTTGTGCTGTTATGGCGCTAGAACGGGTACCTGCGGATATCCGGGCCGCCGGAGGTGTAGCGCGCATGGCGGATCCTACGGTGGTACAGCGGATTATGGAAGTGGCCACCATTCCCGTTATGGCTAAAGCGCGGATTGGGCATTTTGTGGAAGCACAGATTTTGGAAGCTCTTGGAGCTGACTATATTGACGAGAGCGAAGTTCTTACGCCTGCGGATGATAAGTTTCACATTAATAAACATAATTTTAAAGTGCCTTTTGTTTGCGGCGCTAAAAACTTGGGAGAGGCGTTGCGTCGTATTGGTGAAGGCGCGGCCATGATTCGCACCAAAGGCGAACCGGGAACCGGCAATGTAGTGGAAGCAGTCAAACATATGCGCATGGTTTCCAGTGAAATTAGGGTGTTGCAGAACTTGCCGGAAGAAGAAGTAGCCACTTTTGCCAAAAATATTGCGGCGCCGTTGGAATTGGTTTGGGAAGTGCGTAAGTTGGGGAAGCTTCCTGTTGTTAACTTTGCCGCTGGCGGCATTGCTACTCCAGCAGATGCAGCATTGATGATGCAATTGGGCTGCGACGGCGTGTTTGTCGGTTCCGGAGTTTTTAAATCAGGAGACCCTGTAAAACGGGCCAAGGCCATCGTGGCGGCGACTACGTATTATAACGATCCGAAGATGTTGGCAGAAATCTCCCGCGATTTGGGAGAGGCCATGGTCGGTATCGAGATTGACGTGATTCCTGCGCATGAGCGCATGCAGGAACGCGGCTGGTAG
- a CDS encoding diguanylate cyclase, which produces MRNHPLILIADDQPMLRQMLRDALASEGYQFIEASTGHQAIDLFRQHQPDIVLLDVIMPGIDGPNACAALRNLPEGHTVPILMITGRDDDQTVNIAFAAGADDYITKPCNMLVLRHRVKRLLEAERHRKVIEQMAMIDGLTGLLNRRMLTQKLTQSMRSSLESRQPLSLILLDIDHFKKINDTYGHTSGDQVLRTLSALLQKEIGNEGFVGRYGGEEFIIVLPDTVTHNAFSLASRVLTKLQKMPIVVADAPQPLFITASLGVTQLRYQPPDTFDEFVKRADEAMYEAKTQGRCRVCQR; this is translated from the coding sequence GTGCGCAACCACCCGCTGATTCTCATTGCAGATGACCAACCTATGCTGCGCCAAATGCTGCGTGATGCTTTGGCTTCAGAAGGCTACCAATTCATTGAAGCCAGCACAGGCCATCAGGCTATTGACCTTTTTCGCCAGCACCAGCCTGATATTGTCCTGCTGGACGTTATCATGCCAGGCATCGATGGTCCCAATGCCTGCGCCGCTCTGCGCAACCTTCCAGAAGGTCATACTGTGCCCATCCTAATGATCACCGGCCGTGATGACGATCAAACCGTCAACATCGCTTTTGCCGCTGGCGCCGATGATTATATCACTAAACCTTGCAATATGTTAGTTCTGCGGCACCGAGTCAAACGCCTTTTAGAAGCAGAGCGGCACCGCAAGGTCATTGAACAGATGGCTATGATCGACGGTCTTACCGGACTTCTGAATCGCCGCATGCTTACGCAGAAGCTGACCCAGTCCATGCGCAGCTCACTCGAATCCAGACAGCCCTTGAGTTTAATTCTTCTAGATATCGACCATTTTAAAAAAATAAATGACACCTACGGCCACACCAGCGGCGACCAAGTGCTGCGCACTTTATCCGCGCTCCTGCAAAAAGAGATTGGGAATGAAGGTTTTGTCGGCCGCTATGGCGGTGAAGAATTTATTATTGTCTTGCCTGACACCGTTACACACAACGCTTTCTCTCTGGCTTCCAGGGTGCTCACCAAGCTTCAAAAAATGCCGATCGTTGTCGCTGACGCTCCGCAGCCGCTTTTTATTACCGCCAGCCTCGGCGTTACCCAATTGCGGTATCAGCCTCCAGATACGTTCGACGAGTTCGTCAAACGCGCGGACGAAGCCATGTACGAAGCCAAAACCCAGGGCCGCTGCCGCGTCTGCCAGCGTTAG